The DNA window CCCAGAGGCGCCATGCGTGCCGCGACCGCCGCCGCGGTTCCCCCGGTGCTCCCTCCGGGGATTCGAGTCGTATCGTAGGGATTGCGCACTGCCCCGAACGCGAGATTGTTGCTCGTCCAGCCGAACGAGAGCTCGTGAATGCTGGTCTTTCCGAGCACGATGGCACCGGCCTCGACGAGCGTTCGAACGATAGGGGCGTCTTCTCTGGGTCGAAAGTTCCTGAGCGCTGACGTTCCCGCGGTGGTGGGAAAGTCCTTCGTGTTCACGCTGTCCTTGATGGGAATCGGAAGGCCATGGAGCGGTCCGAGCACGGCTCCCGAATCACGCTTGCGGTCGGCCGCACGTGCCGCTTCGAGGACGTGCCCCGGCTCGAGCGTGATGAAGGCGTTGAGATGCTGACCCGCCTCGCACCGCTGGAGAAGGGCGGAAGCGTAATCCTCGGCGCGAAGCTCTCCCTCCCGCATCGCCTTCACGGCTTCGGTCGCGGAGAGCTCGGTGAGATTCAGGTCACGGCGCCGGCAGGCGCTCGCCGCCGCCAAAGCCGCGCTTCCAAGGAGAAAATCACGGCGGGAGATGTCGTTAGAGTTATTCATCAGATTCATGACTTGGCTCCTCAGAAGCGGGGTGATCCCAACATCGGTCGCGAGGGATTCGGCGCCGCGATCAGGTCGGAACTTCCTCGAGAGAGTACTTCCCTGTTGCCCGCGAGGCAATCGGCTGCGCGCTCGACACCCTCGAAAGCGTTGACATGTCTTGCAGAAAGCGTGTACATTCCGAATGGGAGATCCTTAGACTCGGGTTTGTTTGCGCTGTCGGTGTCAGGTCCCCCCGTGACCGATACTCGCCGATAGGCAAGACGTCGTGGTTTGGGGCGTCTTGGGATGGAAAAGCTAACCGGCAACGGAGGGTGTGTGTCTAGCCGGGTGCGGTCTGCTTTCCCCACTCGAAATCGGTAGGTCACGGGGAATCGTATGAATCAGCGACGATATCGCCTTTACGGCGGGACCCTTCTGATCTTTGGCGCCCTGGTTCATCAACCGCGCGGTGCCGTGGAAGCACAGAGCCGTTCCGGCTACGTGAGACTCGTGCGAGAGCTCGACGTGCCTGCCGCGTCGGGTCCGGAGCGGGTACACATCGACGTCGAGGGCCTGGATCCTCTCAACACGGCGATCGACCGCAGGGGAGATCGCCTCTTGGCTCTTAACGGAACCAGGCGGCAGTGGCTCGGTGTGGCGATGCGCCCGGACGGCTCGCTCGACACCGGCGCCATCCAACGCTTCGACGCCAGCGCTCTGAACGTGGAGACCCCAAGAGGGCTCACGGTCGATCCGGAGAGTGGGGATGTCTATGTACTCGACGGCACCCGGCCCCGTATCGTACATCTCGACGTTCCGGAGGATGGGAGCCTCGAGGCGGCCTTCGTGTCGGAAATCTGGCTGGGAGGCCGTGTCGGCGATCTGCAGGGGCTGGCCTTCGACCCCGCGAACGGGCATCTTCATTCATTCAATGCTGCCGAACGGCGGCTGTACGAGATCGGACCGACCGGGGCGGTTCTCGCTTATCGGGACCTCTCTTCGCTCGGCGTGATCGAGACTCGAAGTCTGGCATTTGCCCCGAGCGGCGACTCGACCGACGACCCATCGCAGATGTCGCTGTACCTTTCCGGAGCCCTGACGAGAAAAGGAGGAAATACAGTTCTCGAGCTGTCTTTCGTCGAGCTCCCACCTCCTCCTCCCGTGAACGACCTCGGCACGCTGGTGCGGACGATCAACACCTCGGGTTTCTCACCGCCAAGCCCGGACCCCTCCGGCATCGCCTACCTCGGCTCGACGGGAAGACTCCTGATGAGCGACGGGGAAGTCGATGAGATGCCGATCTACCAGGGCGCGAACGCGTTCGATTTTACGCTCCAGGGAAACCTCGTCAACACTTTCACTACCCTTCCCTACTCGGACGAGCCGGCGGGGCTCGCCTTCAATCCCAATAACCTCCACCTCTATTTCAGCGACGATACGTCGCCGAGAGTTTACGAGCTGAACCCGGGTACAGACACGCTCTATGGAACGGCAGATGATAGCGTCACTTCTTTTCGAACTCCTCCTTTTGGGAGTTCCGATCCCGAGGGCGTCGCCTACGACTCGGTTACCGGCGCGCTCTTCATCGCGGATGGAGTGAACAGCGAGGTGTACCGCGTGGCTCCGGGCGCCAACGGGATCTTCGACGGAGTTCCTCCCACCGGTGACGACCAGGTAACCAGCTTCGATACGGCCATCTTCGGCGTAACCGATCCCGAGGGGATCGAGTACGATCTCCTCAACGACGCGCTCTACGTCGTGGGCAGACCGCCAACCGCCGTGGCGCACGTGACCACCGGTGGGACTCTGCTAAGGATCATCGACATCTCGGCCGCGAACGCGCGCAAGCCCGCCGGGTTGGCCCTCGGGCCCGGCAGTGTGGACTCGCTGGCGACGAGCCTGTACATCGCCGATCGGGGAGTCGACAATGATACGAATCCACAGGAGAACGACGGGAAGGTGTACGAGCTATCCTTTCCGCCGTTCTCGCGCAACGAAGCACCCATCGTCTGGGCCGGTCCAAACCAGCAGGTCACGTTGCCGTTCAACGCGATCCTCGACGCGATCGTCGCCGATGATGGCCTACCCGGCCCCCCCGCGCTGACGACGTCCTGGAGTCAGCAGAGTGGTCCCGGGGTGGTGCAGTTCGTCGACCCCTCCGCCGCGGATACGAGCGTGCGGTTCCTTCTTGCAGGAACCTACGTCCTCCGGCTCACGGCGGACGACGGCGAGTTAACGGCAAGCGACGACGTGGTAATTACCGTGACCGGGACGGGCATCACCCTGGCGGCGCAAGTGGCTGTGGATCAGAGCTCGGACGACGCCGAGGAGAATCCTGGCGGGAACGTAACGCTCGGCAGCAGCGACCTCGATATGGGCGCAGAGGGTGATGACGCTGTTGGAATCCGGTTCCAGGGGTTGGCCGTTCCTCCCGGCGCCAAGATCGCGGGAGCATTCGTCCAGTTTCGGACGGATGAGACGGGCTCCGAACCGTCGTCGCTCCTCATCGAAGGCGTGAACGCCTCCAATACTCCGACCTTTTCATCGTCCACCGGCAACGTTTCGACGAGACCCCGCACCAGCGCGGAGGTCGGCTGGTCTCCACCTACCTGGACGACGATTGGAAGCACCACCGTCGCGCAGCGCACTCCGGACATCTCCCCAATCGTTCAGGAGATCGTCAATCGTTCCGGCTGGTCGAACGGAAACGCCCTCGCGCTGATCGTTACCGGTTCGGGAACCCGTGTGGCTACGTCCTATGATGGCGACCCTGACGGAGCACCCCTGCTTCGCGTGGACTACCTTCTTCCTGATCTCGTTCTAACGAACGGAACGGTGAACGACAACCGCTACTACGTGGCTTGCAATTCCATCACCGCGGGCCCAAGTTTCACGCTCCTGGCGCCGGCGTCGGTTTTGCTTCGGGCGGGCAACATCGTCGTTCTTCGGAACGGTTTTTCCGTCGGATCGGGAGCGAGCATCTCGATTCAGCTGGATCCGAACTGCACGTTGAACTTCCCTCCGCCATGACGGTGGCATGGTCGTAACGTTCGACCGACGGCTGCCACGCTGGACCGACTCGTTATCGGACTCCTTCGCATCGAGCCGCCTCGGCTCCCTTTCTTCGATCTCCGACGAGCTGTGAGCCTGGTGGTTGGAAGCCCGGCAGGATATCGTAGGGGACACTCGAATGCTGGAGGTTTCTACCGGAATGAAGTCCCCGCTTGCCGCCATGATCTTCACTCTTTCGGTTCCTGGCCTCGCTCAAACCAAGAAAAACGAAGGCGATAAGAAGCTCCCCCTCGAGCCCACGCGCCATATCGAGTTCGTGACCGACGAGGCGACGTGGCTCTCCCTCGACGTCTCTCCCGACGGAGAGCGGCTGGTCCTCGAGATACTGGGCGATCTCTATCTCGTCCCCATCTCGGGCGGTGAAGCACGCCCACTCACGAGCGGTCTCGCGTTCGACAGCCAGCCTCGCTTTTCTCCCGACGGTGAAAAAATTGCCTTTCTCTCGGATCGCGACGGAGCGGAAAACGTCTGGATCATGAGATCGGACGGGACCGAGCCCAAGAAGCTCTCCCAAGACGAGGACGCCGAGTTCGCCTCGCCGAGCTGGTCGGCGGACGGAAACTACGTCATTGCTTCTCGCACCAACTGGGGACAGGCGACGTACGAGCTCTGGATGTATCACCTGGCGGGAGGTGCGGGGGTTCAGATCACGAAGGCGAAACCCGAGCCGAAGACGCCGAGAAACCAGAGGCACAACGCGCTGGGCGCGGTCGCCTCTCCCGACGGTCGCTACCTGTATTACGGCCGAAGGCAGGGAGGCTTTCAGTACAACGCCACGTTCCCCCTCTGGCAAATCGCGCGGCGCGATCTGTCCACGGGGGTCGAGGATATCCTGACGCAGGCCCAGGGAAGCGGCGTGAGGCCCGTGCTCTCTCCCGACGGCAAGAAGCTCGTCTATGGAACGCGCTTCGACGGCGAGACCGGGCTCAGGATTCGCGATCTCGAAGGCGGTGAAGACCGCTGGCTCATCTATCCGGTTCAGCGCGACGACCAGGAGTCGGCCTTCACCCGGGATCTCCTCCCCGGCTACGCGTTTACTCCCGACGGCGCCGCTCTCGTCCTCAGCTACGGGGGTCGCATCCATCGCGTGGACATTCGAACGGGGCGTTCGACGCCCGTTCCCTTCACCGCCAAAGTCGCCCAGGACCTCGGGCCGCGGCTCCATTTCCCTCGTCGCGTCGAAGAGGGCCCCCTGCGGGCCCGGCTGATTCAGGACCCGTCACTTTCCCCTGATGGATCGCGGCTCGCATTTTCCTCTCTCACGCGCGTTTACGTCATGGAGCTTCCCTCGGGAACGCCGCGAGCCATCTCGGAAGAGAGCGCACTCGCTTTTCAACCCGCGTGGGCCCCAGACGGCTCGACGATCGCCTATGTGACCTGGTCCGGCGGAGAAGGGCACATATGGAGAGTTAGCGCCGACGGAGGCCCTCCCCAGAGGCTCACGACGTCGCCGGCGTTCTACTCCGATCCCGTCTTCTCACCGGGGGGAGACCGAATCGTCGCCCTTCGGGCGAGCGCCTACGACCGCTTTTCGCGCCCGGTGGACTTCGATACACCACCGGGGATGGATCTGGTGTGGCTGCCCTCGACCGGCGGCGAGACGAGTCTCATACTTCCCGCCCGCGGACTGGGAAAGCCGCATTTCACCCACGATCCCGACCGCGTCTTTCTCTACCTTTCCACGAACCCCTTCACCTCCGGTGAGCACGGGCTGATTTCGATTCGTTTCGACGGGACCGATCGTCGTGAGCACCTCAAAGTTACCGGTCCCGGTATCTACTTCGCCGAGGAGCCCGTCGGAGCCGACGACGCCCGCATGAGCCCCGACGGACGATGGGCGCTGGTGGATGTCGGCAACCAGCTACATCTCGTCGCCGTCACTCAGGTAGGTGGCGAGGCCCTGGCGGTCGATATCACGAAGCCTAACGTTCCCGAGAGAAAGCTGACCGACGTGGGCGCCGACTACTTCGCGTGGGCCGATGATGGGAAGACGATCACCTGGGCCATCGGCTCCAGCTTTTTCACCCGGCCTCTCGAGAGCGTGAGCTTCACGCCCGCCGAGGAGGAGGCTCCCTTCGTCCCCGCCGAGGCGGAGGCTCGTGTCGAGAGGATAGACGTCGTCATCGAGCGGGAACGATCGGCGCCCAGCGGGACCGTGGTCCTTCGCGGCGCCCGCGTGATCACCATGCGGGAGGATGAGGTGCTCGAGAACGCCGACATCGTCGTCTCGGAAAACCGCATCGTCTCCGTTGGTCCTCGCCGCGATCCGCCTGAAGGGGCGCAGGTCGTCGACGTCAGCGGAGCGACCATCGTTCCCGGCTTCGTCGACACCCATGCGCACTGGTTCGAGATTCGTCGGGGCGTTCTCGACGTTCAGAACTGGAGTTTTCTCGCCAACCTTGCCTACGGGGTCACGGCCGGCCTCGACGTCCAGACAGGGACCAACGACATGTTCGCCTATCAAGATCTCGTGGACGCTGGCGTTATTCTCGGACCGAGGGCCTACTCGACCGGGCCCGGAATCTTCTCCGACAACCGTTTCGAGAAGCTCGAGCAAGCTCGGAGCGTTCTCAGCCGCTACCGAGATTACTACCGAACGCGGAACCTCAAGTCCTACATCGTGGGGAACCGGCGCCAGCGCCAGCTCGTTGTCCAGGCGGCGAAAGAGCTGGAGATGATGCCTACTACCGAAGGGGCCCTCGATCTCAAGCTCGACATCACCCACGCGCTCGACGGGTTCAGCGGCAACGAGCACAGCCTTCCCATCGTGCCTCTGTACAAGGACGTCGTCGAGCTCTTTGCCCAGGCCGGAATCGGCTATACGCCCACGCTCCTCGTGGCATACGGGGGTCCCTGGGCGGAGAACTACTACTACACGTCTCTCGACGTGCACGGTGACGAGAAGCTCCATCGATTTCTTCCCCACAACCTGATCGACGACCACACCCAGAGGCGGCCCTGGTTTCGAAAGGAAGAACACATCTTCCCGAGAATTGCGGAGTCGGCGGCGAAGATCATCCGCGCCGGGGGTCGGGTTGGAGTGGGAAGCCACGGGCAACTCCAGGGTCTCGGGTATCACTGGGAGCTCTGGTCGCTCTCGAGCGGAGGGCTCTCCCCTCTCGAAACTCTCAGGGCGGCGACGCTGCACGGCGCCGAGATCATCGGGCTCGCCGACGACATCGGAAGCATCGAGCCGGGCAAGCTCGCCGATCTCGTTGTGCTCGACAAGAGTCCACTCGAAGACATCCGCAACTCGAACAGCGTTCGCCTGGTCATGAAGAACGGAGAGCTCTTCGAAGGCGCAACCCTCGACCGAATCTGGCCGACACCGAAGAAGCTCGACCCTCTGTGGTGGTGGGACGAAGCGCCCACTCACCCGACTCGGCCAGGCGGTGAGCTCTAACTGCCGAAGGGATCCCAGACGAACACGTGGTCTAACCGGATCTTGTAGATGCGGCGGACTTCACCCGGATAGCGCATGCTCTGAGGGTAGGTGTCGCGGTTGAGATAGCGGAGCGCTAGCTTGTCGAGGTGCTCGCCGGCCCCTCGCTCGATGACGTCCACAACCTCCCCGCGGACTGCGAGAAACCGGTTGACGTTATCAGGGTCGTTGATCTCGACTGCCACGTGACGGCGCTTCTCCATGTTGAGGTCTTTCTGCCGTCCCTTGACGGAGTTGATCAGGAGATACTCGCCATCGTAGTCGACCCAGACGGATGTCACGTGCGGCTTGCCGTCGGCCATCAGGCTCGCCAGATGCCCGATGGACTTTTTTTGAAACAGATCCATGAACCCGGCCGGGATCGCGCCCACGGGGGGCTGCTCGTCCCGCCAGCGGTCGTAGCTTCGAACGAACCCGGGATCGCCCTGCTGGATTCGTCGGTAGCTCACCCGCTGACTTCGAGTCATGAGCCGGTAAGCGAACGGGACCGCCGGCAGCGCCATTTCAGCTTCCACGTTCTCGAGCCAGGTCAAGCTGTTGTACGCTGCCGCCTGGAACTTCTCGACCACGGGTTGTCGAACCCGCTGGAAGTGAGAAAGGGCGTCTTCGACTCGCCGATGCTCTCGAAATAAGGGGGCGAAAGCGACGGCGTCCTCGAGGGCCAGCTTGGTTCCGGAACCGATGGAAAAATGCGCGGTGTGGAGGGCGTCGCCGAGGAGGACGATGTTCTTGTGGCTCCACCGCTTGTTCTGGATCAGCGGAAAATTGAGCCACCGGACGAAATTGTTGGAAAGGAGCGGCTGCCCATCGAGCTCTTTCCGCCAAACGGCCGCCAGGTAGGCACAGGTCTCGTCGTCCGACATGGTGGAGAATCCCGCCCTCGACCAGGTCTCGGGAGAACACTCCACGATGAAGGTGCTCGTCGTCTTGCTGAATCGGTACGCATGGGCGATGAACAAGCCCGCCTCGTTCTCCCGGAAGAGCATGTTCAGTCCATCGAAGACCTTGTTCGTTCCCAGCCAGATGTACCGGTTCTGGCGCAAGTCCACCGAGGGGCAGAAGAACTCTGAGTAGGTCTGACGGACGAGGCTATTGGCACCGTCGGCGCCGACGAGAAGGTCACAGTCGGCAAGCTCCGCGATCCGCTCGGGAGTCGTGACGTTCGTGTGAAATTTCAGCTCCACTCCCAGCCGGCGGCAGTGATGGTGAAGTATGTTCAAGAACGTCAGGCGCGCGATTCCCGAGAACCGGTTCCCAGAAACGAGAATCGTCTCGTCCCCGAAGCCCACGACCACGTTGTCCCAGGTCTCGCTGGCGGACTTGATGTCGGAAAGAACGGCGGGTTGGACGTCCTCGAGGAAATCGAAGGTCTCGGCGGAGAAGACGATTCCCCAGCCGAACGTATCGTTGGGACCATCGCGCTCCATGACGGTGATTTCATCGCTGGGACTGGCTTCCTTCATCAGGATGGACAAGAAGAGTCCGGCGGGCCCGCCGCCGAGGATGTTGATTTTCATGAGTTATCTCGGTCCTGAGTCCCGTTTCGTAATAGCTCGCCGTCCGACCGATTAGGCATTCTAAATCCGGACGGTGGTGACAAACCAGGGCACGTCGGCCGGGTGTCACAAGCCGCAAGAAATCGTCCAGGATTCTTCGAACGCGAGGTTGAGTCCCTTCCGTTCTACTCCGCCTCCGCAGGTCGAGAACCTCAGGCTACCGGACGTAGCCCCATTCGCGGAGCACGCGGTCGAAGTCCGACAAGGCCGTCGCCGTCTCGGCGGCGTTTGCGCTCCGATGAGTCTGCCACCAGAAGCGAAGCGCCGGTACGGTCGTCGGGCGCAGCACCGGGATCGTTTCCGACGCGAGGAGCCAGGAGTCACGGGCCGGGTCGATGGCGCTCTCAGCGATTTGGAGAGGAAGCTGATGAGGCCCAGCAAAGGCAACGACGCCCTCTCGACCTCTCACGTGAATGCGGACCGGCGCGCGCGGCGGGTTGGTCGAGACCTGGAAGAGACCCCGGTAGCCGCGAAACCGCACCGTCAAGCGAGATCCGTCGCCCGACAGCTCCGCACTTTCGATCTTCTCGAGGCCGCTGACCGTGGCCGCCGGTCCATAGTCGACGATCCGGGCCGCTTCGACGCTCACCTCGACTTCGGCTTCGGGAAGATTGGCGAGCCCGAAGACGAAGCTCTCCGCCGGTAGCCGCTCCACGAGCCACGACTCGTGCCGTCTCATCATCGCCTCGAGCTCCCCGGCCGCGCCAGTCGACAACTCGCCGTTCACCCAGAGCTCGGCCTGCCGGGAGACCGGGGCCCTGCCATCCACCTCACGCAGGCGACATCCCTCGACCCACCAGATGAGCTGACGATCGGCCTCTTTGCGAGAGTCCGAGCAGAACCCGTACGAGACCAGAGGACGCTCCGGAGGCGGTGTTCCCGTTGCGAACGCAGGAAGCACGGAGCCATCGAGCTTGGACACGATCGGGACCTTCATCAGTTTCATCAGGGTCGGGACGATGTCGAGACCGGACACGGGTTCACGGCGGCGGTCGGCATGGACATCTTTGGAGTGCACCACGATCGGAACGTCGGTCTCGAGGGAGTGGCAAGCATTCCCGTGGTTGCGGTCAAAGGGCCGAAAGGCCCCCCCCCGAATTCCCTCGGCGAACGTCAAAACCTCGCCTTCGATCTTCATGCCCTCACCGAAGAGCTCGCCGTGATCGGCGGTGAGGATTTGAACCGTCTGGTCTTCGAGTCCGTGCTCCCTGATTCCCCGCTCGAGCGCCGCCAGGGCCTCGTCCGCGTGACGTACGCGGGCATCGTAGGCGCACCGACACTCGGCCAGGCCTTCCCGTCCGCCGCACGCCAGGGCGTCGTAGAGCCGGCGCGGGGTTTGGGACTGTGCGTGGGGAGTCGACACGTAGAAGACCAGCAGAACTCGCTCGTCGGCGTAGCGGCGGAAAAGATGAGGAAGCTTCTCCATGGTGTCGATCGTGCCGCTTCCCGTATCTCCCCAGCTCGAGTAACGAGAGAAAGCGGGCAAGAGGCGAAGATACGCGTTGTTGCCGAGGAAAACGGAATGATAGCCGGCAGACTCCGCGAGATGGGTCACGAACAGATTCGAACGCGCGTAGGTCGTCTCGAGCGGTGATTCGACCGGCATCGATTGCCGTCGCTTCAAGGGGTCGACCCGCATCAGATCCCTGCCGGTGAGAATCGGCAGTACCGAAGCTCGAGTATGGCAACCGGGCGAGGTGGCATTCACGTAGTGGACCCCTTCGTCGCTCAGGCGGCGCATCGCCGGCAGTTTCCCCTCGTCGTCGCGAAGGACGCTCCCGCGCAGCGCGTCGACAATCGTCAGGATCAGCCACCGCGGGCGCCGGTCGTCACCGCCCTCCGGCACGAGAATGCGCGGCTCACCGATGGCGACGGCCCCTCCGCTCGCCTCGAAACAAACCCGATCTCCTTCGAGCTCGAGCTCCGATTGACGATCGGCGCTGAGGCTCTCCGGATAAGATGCCGTTTGCGAGTGAGCGCCCACCCTCACTACGCCGGGGCGATCTCGCTCGATGGAGAACGCCTCGAAGCGAAGGCGGGCCCCCTCGGGTGTCGGTCCGTCGAGTGCCGTACACCACGACTCTCCCGAGCGAAGCACGATCGCGGCAAAATTCTCGTCGTTTCGTCGCGTCCCCTCTCCCCAGGCCAGGAGCTTCACGTGCTCCAGCCGATCGGGATCGACGTACCACGGAAGGGAGTGAAGCGACAGCCCCTCCTCGAGCTCGAGCGGACTCGCGGCCTTCGCCGCTACCAGCTTGCCTTCTCCTTCGGAGAACCGCTGGAGCAGATGATGGGTTGTACGCAGTGGGGCTAAGGCCCTGGCCTCAAAGGATACTTCGGGCTCGGGCAGGTCGATCAGTTGACTGCACGAGGCCGCGACGGCGAGCAGGAGAATGGGACTCATCGCGCGTTTCTTTCGAAGACGATGGCCCCGTAGCGCCGATGAAGGTTGTCGTCGCCTTCGACACATCGTTGTTCGAACGCCTGCACCAGGTCCGTTTCGCGATCCGTGGGATCGACCCCGGGCAGGTTCAACGTCTCTTTCTCGATTCCCTTCGGCGTGAGCTGCTCTCGGTGAAGCCGGTCACCGAGCACCAGCCCCCTCTCCTTGGCCGATTCGACCAGGCCCTCGATTTCGTCGCGCAACACCAGCTCCCGGGTTTGGGGTTCCAGCTCGAGAAGCTCCGAGATTCCGGGGTAGTCGAGGCGCTTTCCCTGGAGACCCAGGGGTCGGCCAGGCCAGAACCAGATACCCGTCTCGACGCAGACGGGTCGGGGAACGTCGTTTTCGAAGAGGGAGACTCCGTGACCGAAGCCCGTGCCGCGGGCCGGGTCGATCAAAGCGAGCACCGTCGCGGGAAGATCGTAGAGACGCACCTGCCGGCTCGTCCGAGTCTTTCTCGGAACGTTCGGACCCATCAAGAAGATGGGAACCGACTGGGAACGAAGGCTGCGAATCGTGTCTCCGTGGCCGGCGATTCCCGGCTCCTCGTAGAGATCCTCGCCGTGATCGCCGGTGATGATGACGAGCGTCTCGGGACCGACTCGATCCAGCAGCCGCTCCATGGCTCCGTCGACCGCCGTGAGGGCGGCATCGTAACGAGCGCGGATCTGGCGGATATCGTCGTCGTCGGGCTCTTTCTCGGGTTGATAAGGGGGCACGTGATAGAGGTAGCGACCTCGGTAGTTCTCGCTGTGGCGGCGATAATCGGGAAAGGGCGCGACATAGGGGAAGTGGGCCGTCGAGAAGAAGACCAGACCCGCGAAAGCCCGACCGCCGGCTCCGGCGATATGGTCGAGCACGTCCTCCGCGACCCAGTCGGGGTCGGCCAGCGACGGAACGTTCCGCCAGTACGGAAACCATCGTCGCCCGACTCGCAAACGGAGGAGCGGTAGAGACCAGGTGTGCTCAGTGAGAACCGTCGATTGCGCGAGCGTATCCACGGTCAGGTGCGGCGTATCCGTCAGCTCGAAGCCACCCTGGAAACCGGGGAAGATGTCTCCGGCGAAGTCGGAAGCGGCAAAGGTGAAGTAACCGCGATCGCGAAGCTCGGTGAAGAGCGTTGGACCGACATCTCGGCGATTCTCGAGCGTAGGAAACATGTGTCGAACCCCGTTGGCACGGGGCTCGGTTCCCGTGAGCGCCGACACCCAGGCCGGATAAGTCCTCGCGATCGGTGTAACCGCGTGTCGGAAAAGAGTGCCCTGGTCGAGGAGAGTGGCGGTGAAGGGCATGACGCTCAGGTCCTCGATCCGGTCGGACCGGAGGGAATCCGTCGCCAGGATGAGAACGTTCGTCCGGTCGCCGTTCGAACGATGCAAAGGTCCACCCACAAAGGCGAAGAGGGATCCCGCCGCGAGCGGCACGAGGAATCGCTTCCGGATGATGAGAGTGCGCGAGGCGTTCAGGATCGCGGCCGCGAGCAGGAGAAGAAGCAAGGCATCCACGATCCTCGGTCCGACCGTATGGGTTGCGATCCATTGCATGCCGGCCCACGGCCCGCCGGAAAGCCAGAACCGGTCGGCGAATAGCTGGGGATAGGTTCCCATCATGCCAAACAGAGCCAGAACGGCCACTGCGAGAGTGAAGGCCCCCGAGCACAACGACTGCCTCGAGCGAGATGCGTTCGCCACCAAGGGGTAAACGAGGCTGCCACAGAGCGCACCGACAAGGACGTGGGTCGCGAGGAGCTTCAGCTCGAGCGCGAAAACCGCTTTCTCGGTCACGGCGAGGACGCTCGCGGCGGCCTGCTCGTCCGAGACACCGGCGAAGGCGTGATCCGACAGTCCGACGAGATCCGTAAGCCAGAGCGTGACGGAAAGACTCGCTCCCGAGGCGGCGCAAACGAGGGCTCTCATGATTCCCCGCCTCGCCGGGCTTCGACCCAGATCTCGTGTAGAGCGACGCGGAACGAGTTGCCCTCCCCCTCGAGCTCGATGCGGATCCCGTCGAGGTCGGGCACGAAAGCATTCAAACGCAGGCTACGACGCGCCTCGCAGAGAACTTCGTCCATCTGGCTCCCGCTCGCGAGGGGTAGCCAGGCTCCGCTCGGATCTCGCCCCAACACCCGAGCTCGCACCACCGAGCCGTCCAAAGGTCTCACAACGAGATGGATCGCCTCGAGAGCGGTCGG is part of the Vicinamibacteria bacterium genome and encodes:
- a CDS encoding amidase family protein, whose amino-acid sequence is MNLMNNSNDISRRDFLLGSAALAAASACRRRDLNLTELSATEAVKAMREGELRAEDYASALLQRCEAGQHLNAFITLEPGHVLEAARAADRKRDSGAVLGPLHGLPIPIKDSVNTKDFPTTAGTSALRNFRPREDAPIVRTLVEAGAIVLGKTSIHELSFGWTSNNLAFGAVRNPYDTTRIPGGSTGGTAAAVAARMAPLGVAEDTEGSIRVPAALCGICGFRPTTGRYPSQGVVPITPLFDQVGPHARTVRDCILFDTVVTGETAHLEVANLAGARLAL
- a CDS encoding amidohydrolase family protein, whose product is MKSPLAAMIFTLSVPGLAQTKKNEGDKKLPLEPTRHIEFVTDEATWLSLDVSPDGERLVLEILGDLYLVPISGGEARPLTSGLAFDSQPRFSPDGEKIAFLSDRDGAENVWIMRSDGTEPKKLSQDEDAEFASPSWSADGNYVIASRTNWGQATYELWMYHLAGGAGVQITKAKPEPKTPRNQRHNALGAVASPDGRYLYYGRRQGGFQYNATFPLWQIARRDLSTGVEDILTQAQGSGVRPVLSPDGKKLVYGTRFDGETGLRIRDLEGGEDRWLIYPVQRDDQESAFTRDLLPGYAFTPDGAALVLSYGGRIHRVDIRTGRSTPVPFTAKVAQDLGPRLHFPRRVEEGPLRARLIQDPSLSPDGSRLAFSSLTRVYVMELPSGTPRAISEESALAFQPAWAPDGSTIAYVTWSGGEGHIWRVSADGGPPQRLTTSPAFYSDPVFSPGGDRIVALRASAYDRFSRPVDFDTPPGMDLVWLPSTGGETSLILPARGLGKPHFTHDPDRVFLYLSTNPFTSGEHGLISIRFDGTDRREHLKVTGPGIYFAEEPVGADDARMSPDGRWALVDVGNQLHLVAVTQVGGEALAVDITKPNVPERKLTDVGADYFAWADDGKTITWAIGSSFFTRPLESVSFTPAEEEAPFVPAEAEARVERIDVVIERERSAPSGTVVLRGARVITMREDEVLENADIVVSENRIVSVGPRRDPPEGAQVVDVSGATIVPGFVDTHAHWFEIRRGVLDVQNWSFLANLAYGVTAGLDVQTGTNDMFAYQDLVDAGVILGPRAYSTGPGIFSDNRFEKLEQARSVLSRYRDYYRTRNLKSYIVGNRRQRQLVVQAAKELEMMPTTEGALDLKLDITHALDGFSGNEHSLPIVPLYKDVVELFAQAGIGYTPTLLVAYGGPWAENYYYTSLDVHGDEKLHRFLPHNLIDDHTQRRPWFRKEEHIFPRIAESAAKIIRAGGRVGVGSHGQLQGLGYHWELWSLSSGGLSPLETLRAATLHGAEIIGLADDIGSIEPGKLADLVVLDKSPLEDIRNSNSVRLVMKNGELFEGATLDRIWPTPKKLDPLWWWDEAPTHPTRPGGEL
- a CDS encoding FAD-dependent monooxygenase, whose protein sequence is MKINILGGGPAGLFLSILMKEASPSDEITVMERDGPNDTFGWGIVFSAETFDFLEDVQPAVLSDIKSASETWDNVVVGFGDETILVSGNRFSGIARLTFLNILHHHCRRLGVELKFHTNVTTPERIAELADCDLLVGADGANSLVRQTYSEFFCPSVDLRQNRYIWLGTNKVFDGLNMLFRENEAGLFIAHAYRFSKTTSTFIVECSPETWSRAGFSTMSDDETCAYLAAVWRKELDGQPLLSNNFVRWLNFPLIQNKRWSHKNIVLLGDALHTAHFSIGSGTKLALEDAVAFAPLFREHRRVEDALSHFQRVRQPVVEKFQAAAYNSLTWLENVEAEMALPAVPFAYRLMTRSQRVSYRRIQQGDPGFVRSYDRWRDEQPPVGAIPAGFMDLFQKKSIGHLASLMADGKPHVTSVWVDYDGEYLLINSVKGRQKDLNMEKRRHVAVEINDPDNVNRFLAVRGEVVDVIERGAGEHLDKLALRYLNRDTYPQSMRYPGEVRRIYKIRLDHVFVWDPFGS
- a CDS encoding sulfatase-like hydrolase/transferase, which codes for MSPILLLAVAASCSQLIDLPEPEVSFEARALAPLRTTHHLLQRFSEGEGKLVAAKAASPLELEEGLSLHSLPWYVDPDRLEHVKLLAWGEGTRRNDENFAAIVLRSGESWCTALDGPTPEGARLRFEAFSIERDRPGVVRVGAHSQTASYPESLSADRQSELELEGDRVCFEASGGAVAIGEPRILVPEGGDDRRPRWLILTIVDALRGSVLRDDEGKLPAMRRLSDEGVHYVNATSPGCHTRASVLPILTGRDLMRVDPLKRRQSMPVESPLETTYARSNLFVTHLAESAGYHSVFLGNNAYLRLLPAFSRYSSWGDTGSGTIDTMEKLPHLFRRYADERVLLVFYVSTPHAQSQTPRRLYDALACGGREGLAECRCAYDARVRHADEALAALERGIREHGLEDQTVQILTADHGELFGEGMKIEGEVLTFAEGIRGGAFRPFDRNHGNACHSLETDVPIVVHSKDVHADRRREPVSGLDIVPTLMKLMKVPIVSKLDGSVLPAFATGTPPPERPLVSYGFCSDSRKEADRQLIWWVEGCRLREVDGRAPVSRQAELWVNGELSTGAAGELEAMMRRHESWLVERLPAESFVFGLANLPEAEVEVSVEAARIVDYGPAATVSGLEKIESAELSGDGSRLTVRFRGYRGLFQVSTNPPRAPVRIHVRGREGVVAFAGPHQLPLQIAESAIDPARDSWLLASETIPVLRPTTVPALRFWWQTHRSANAAETATALSDFDRVLREWGYVR